In one window of Bacteroidales bacterium DNA:
- the nusA gene encoding transcription termination/antitermination protein NusA, producing the protein MENLNLIDTFAEFKELKNIDRPTMMSVLEDVFRNMLIKMYGSDDNYDIIINIDKGDFEIWRNREVVEDGLVEDTNRQIGLKAAKKIDKEYEVGEEVTDEVKLIDFGRRAILALRQNLTSRILELEKNNIYNKYKDRIGEVVTGEVYQVWKKEILILDDEGNELIIPKVEQIPTDYFRKGDTIRSVVIRVEMRNNSPLIVLSRTSPVFLERLFELEVPEIFDGLITIKKIVRVPGERAKVAVESYDERVDPVGACVGMKGSRIHGIVRELRNENIDVINYTNNTQLYITRALSPARISSIKLDEANKRAEVYLKPNEVSLAIGKGGFNIKLASQLSGYEIDVYREADTEDEEDVNLDEFVDEIEGWVIDAIKGIGCDTAKRVLEIPFKELVKRTDLEEETVKEVIRILKSEFE; encoded by the coding sequence ATGGAAAACCTGAATCTGATTGACACATTTGCCGAGTTTAAGGAGCTGAAAAATATCGATCGTCCAACGATGATGAGCGTATTGGAAGATGTCTTCAGAAATATGCTTATCAAAATGTACGGTTCGGATGATAACTATGATATTATCATCAACATTGATAAGGGTGACTTCGAAATTTGGCGTAACCGTGAAGTGGTTGAGGATGGCCTAGTTGAAGATACAAACCGCCAGATAGGGCTAAAAGCAGCCAAGAAAATTGACAAAGAATATGAGGTTGGTGAAGAGGTTACTGACGAGGTTAAACTTATAGACTTTGGGCGTAGAGCTATTCTTGCCCTAAGGCAAAATCTTACTTCAAGAATTCTGGAACTTGAAAAGAATAATATCTATAATAAGTACAAAGATCGAATCGGTGAAGTTGTTACTGGTGAAGTTTATCAGGTTTGGAAGAAAGAAATTCTGATTCTGGATGATGAGGGAAATGAATTGATTATTCCTAAGGTGGAGCAAATTCCGACTGACTACTTCCGTAAAGGTGATACTATTCGTTCAGTTGTTATTCGTGTTGAAATGCGTAACAACAGTCCATTAATTGTTCTTTCGCGTACTTCGCCAGTTTTCCTTGAGCGGCTTTTTGAACTTGAAGTTCCTGAAATATTCGATGGCCTTATTACAATTAAAAAAATTGTTCGTGTTCCTGGCGAAAGAGCAAAAGTTGCAGTTGAATCATACGATGAAAGGGTTGACCCTGTTGGTGCCTGCGTTGGGATGAAGGGAAGCCGCATTCACGGGATTGTTCGGGAATTACGTAACGAGAATATTGATGTAATCAACTATACCAATAATACCCAACTTTACATAACACGCGCATTAAGTCCTGCTAGAATTTCTTCAATAAAACTGGATGAAGCGAATAAACGAGCTGAGGTTTATTTAAAACCGAACGAAGTTTCGTTAGCTATCGGAAAGGGAGGCTTTAACATTAAACTTGCAAGCCAACTTTCGGGTTACGAAATTGATGTTTATCGTGAAGCCGATACTGAAGATGAAGAGGATGTTAATCTCGATGAGTTTGTAGATGAAATAGAAGGTTGGGTTATTGATGCAATCAAAGGTATAGGTTGCGACACAGCAAAAAGGGTTCTTGAAATTCCATTTAAAGAATTGGTAAAACGTACCGATCTGGAAGAGGAAACGGTAAAAGAGGTTATCAGAATCTTAAAATCGGAATTTGAATAG
- the rimP gene encoding ribosome assembly cofactor RimP — MITKEQIENLIKPKIDEEDLFQVEVSVNSSNKISVFIDGDKGVTIDQCMALSRFIEQNLNRDEEDYELDVSSAGLDLPLKVQRQYIKNIGRSVAIILRNGQKLTGKLVNANDDGINLEVEKNVVLEGKKRKQQITEIMPLKYSDIKSTKIVVSFR, encoded by the coding sequence ATGATCACAAAGGAACAGATAGAAAACTTAATTAAACCAAAAATCGACGAAGAGGATTTATTTCAGGTAGAAGTAAGCGTTAATTCATCGAATAAAATTTCTGTGTTCATTGATGGGGATAAGGGGGTAACAATTGATCAGTGCATGGCATTAAGCCGATTTATTGAGCAAAACCTAAATCGCGATGAGGAAGATTATGAACTAGATGTTTCCTCTGCTGGATTGGATCTCCCATTAAAAGTGCAAAGGCAATACATTAAGAATATTGGTCGTTCTGTAGCAATTATCTTAAGGAATGGGCAAAAACTTACTGGGAAACTTGTTAATGCTAATGATGATGGAATTAATCTTGAAGTAGAAAAAAATGTTGTTCTTGAAGGGAAAAAAAGAAAACAGCAAATTACCGAAATTATGCCTTTAAAATATTCAGACATAAAATCAACTAAAATTGTAGTATCATTTAGATAG
- the infB gene encoding translation initiation factor IF-2 yields the protein MTNVEKSLRLSKLAREFNVGISTIVEFLHKKGHKIPSDPNSKVDAELYNLLAKEYGAEVNLKMESQKVSLKGLRDKKETVSIEDVEKVVEEDTDAPDTDDEEFIKNILATPKQKEVISFEKPKIDLKVKGKIDLNALSPKKQQPVTPKAPEVKPKQEQEIPKPVDKKDEKPEVVHPKVEKKPEHISTSPIHVEQPKVIGKVDLDQLNQKTRPTHNKQEQHPNQKQKYHKQGQEKQGSEKHGHEKHGQEKKQATGQETNVHKIHKPVKIIERPKPAEEIKAPVAEAQESIVKVEPQEAVLFRREVEKLSGPTVVGKINLEAFEIKKKQPVASSNDVEKSNKKKRRKRIRKDNQKVNLPTPHTPGQKSAIPPTLTKRADLPARKNLKKKKKIVKQEVSEEAVQKQIKETLARLTSKGKTKGSKYRREKRDLVSARQQQEFDQQEIDKNTLKVTEFVSASELASMMNVSPKEVIEVCMNLGLMVSINQRLDAETMALVADEFSYKVEFVSVELQEAIKQDEDLPEDLVHRSPIVTVMGHVDHGKTSLLDYIRHTNVIAGEAGGITQHIGAYNVEVKEGKHITFLDTPGHEAFTAMRARGAKITDVAIIVVSADDAVMPQTIEAINHASAAGVPIVFAINKVDKPNADPEKIKQELANMNYLVEDWGGKYQSQEISAKKGTNIEKLLDKVLLEAEMLDLKANPQKKAQGTVVESTLDKGRGYTATVLVHSGTLKQGDIMIAGINFGHVKAMFNERGNRINEAGPSMPVQVIGLNGAPQAGDYFNVMETDREAKEIANKREQLQRMQGLRTQKHITLDEIGRRIAIGNFQELNIIVKGDVDGSIEALADSLIKLSTPMIQVNVIHKAVGQISESDILLAAASNAIVIGFQVRPSIGARRLAEKEEIDIRLYSIIYSAINEIKDAMEGMLSPELKEEIIGTTEVLEVFKITKVGTIAGCIVREGKIIRNNKVRLIRDGIVVYTGDLESLKRFKDDAKEILNGFECGLNIKNFNDIKVGDIIESFQEVEVKRKL from the coding sequence ATGACAAATGTCGAAAAATCATTAAGGCTTAGTAAACTTGCACGGGAGTTTAATGTGGGAATATCAACCATTGTTGAGTTTTTGCATAAAAAAGGTCATAAAATTCCGAGCGATCCTAACTCTAAAGTAGATGCAGAGTTGTACAATCTGCTTGCTAAAGAGTATGGTGCTGAGGTGAATTTAAAAATGGAGTCTCAGAAAGTAAGCCTTAAAGGCCTTCGGGACAAAAAGGAAACAGTTTCTATTGAGGATGTTGAAAAAGTAGTTGAAGAAGATACTGACGCTCCAGATACTGACGATGAGGAGTTCATTAAGAATATTCTAGCCACTCCCAAGCAGAAAGAGGTTATAAGTTTTGAAAAACCTAAGATTGATTTAAAGGTTAAAGGCAAAATTGATTTAAATGCTCTTTCACCAAAGAAACAGCAGCCTGTAACTCCAAAAGCACCAGAAGTTAAGCCCAAACAAGAGCAAGAGATTCCAAAACCTGTAGATAAAAAAGATGAAAAACCGGAAGTAGTTCATCCAAAAGTCGAAAAAAAACCCGAGCATATTAGTACGTCTCCTATTCATGTTGAACAACCCAAGGTTATTGGAAAAGTTGATTTGGATCAATTGAATCAAAAGACTCGACCTACCCATAATAAACAGGAACAACACCCTAATCAAAAACAGAAATATCACAAACAGGGGCAGGAGAAACAAGGGTCGGAAAAGCATGGACATGAGAAACATGGACAAGAGAAGAAGCAAGCAACAGGACAGGAAACAAATGTGCATAAAATTCACAAACCTGTTAAAATAATTGAGAGACCAAAACCCGCTGAAGAGATAAAAGCACCCGTTGCTGAAGCGCAAGAGTCTATTGTTAAGGTTGAACCACAGGAAGCCGTTCTTTTTAGAAGAGAAGTTGAAAAACTTTCAGGTCCAACTGTTGTTGGAAAAATTAACCTAGAGGCTTTTGAGATTAAGAAAAAACAGCCCGTTGCATCGTCTAATGATGTTGAAAAATCGAATAAAAAGAAACGTCGTAAGAGAATTAGAAAAGATAATCAGAAGGTAAACTTACCAACCCCACACACACCTGGCCAAAAATCTGCTATTCCTCCAACATTAACGAAACGTGCAGATTTACCAGCAAGAAAGAACCTTAAAAAGAAGAAGAAGATTGTAAAGCAGGAAGTTAGTGAGGAAGCAGTACAAAAACAGATTAAGGAAACCCTTGCAAGGTTAACTTCAAAAGGGAAAACTAAAGGTTCAAAATATCGTAGAGAGAAGCGTGATCTTGTTAGTGCACGTCAACAACAGGAGTTTGATCAACAGGAGATTGATAAAAATACGCTTAAAGTTACTGAATTCGTTTCTGCAAGTGAACTTGCAAGTATGATGAACGTCTCCCCTAAAGAAGTAATTGAAGTTTGTATGAACCTTGGGCTGATGGTTTCAATCAACCAAAGACTTGATGCAGAAACCATGGCTTTAGTTGCCGATGAATTCAGCTATAAAGTTGAATTTGTTAGCGTAGAACTACAAGAAGCAATTAAGCAGGACGAAGATCTCCCTGAAGATTTGGTTCATCGCTCACCTATTGTTACTGTAATGGGGCACGTTGACCACGGTAAAACTTCACTACTTGACTATATTCGTCATACCAATGTAATTGCCGGCGAGGCAGGAGGTATTACCCAACACATCGGGGCTTACAATGTAGAGGTTAAAGAAGGTAAACATATCACATTCCTAGATACTCCAGGTCACGAAGCTTTTACTGCGATGCGTGCTCGTGGAGCAAAAATTACCGACGTAGCAATTATTGTGGTTTCTGCTGATGACGCAGTTATGCCCCAAACTATTGAGGCTATAAACCACGCTAGTGCTGCAGGTGTACCAATTGTATTCGCTATCAACAAGGTTGATAAACCAAATGCCGACCCTGAGAAGATTAAACAAGAATTGGCTAACATGAATTACCTTGTTGAGGACTGGGGAGGAAAATATCAAAGTCAAGAGATATCAGCTAAGAAAGGAACGAATATCGAAAAACTACTCGATAAAGTTCTTCTTGAAGCAGAGATGCTCGATCTTAAGGCTAATCCACAAAAGAAAGCCCAAGGAACCGTTGTTGAATCTACCCTTGATAAAGGTCGTGGTTATACTGCAACTGTTCTAGTTCATTCTGGTACACTTAAACAGGGTGATATAATGATTGCTGGGATAAACTTTGGCCACGTAAAAGCTATGTTCAACGAGCGTGGCAATAGGATTAATGAAGCAGGTCCTTCAATGCCTGTTCAGGTTATCGGCTTAAATGGCGCTCCACAAGCTGGTGATTACTTCAACGTTATGGAGACTGACAGAGAAGCAAAAGAGATTGCAAATAAACGGGAGCAACTTCAACGTATGCAAGGTCTCAGAACACAGAAACATATTACACTTGATGAAATTGGGCGTCGTATTGCGATTGGTAATTTCCAAGAATTAAATATCATTGTAAAGGGTGATGTTGATGGATCGATTGAAGCTTTGGCCGATTCACTTATCAAACTTTCAACCCCAATGATTCAGGTTAATGTTATTCATAAAGCAGTTGGTCAGATTTCAGAATCGGATATCCTTTTAGCTGCTGCATCAAATGCAATCGTAATTGGATTCCAAGTTCGCCCATCCATTGGTGCACGTAGACTCGCTGAAAAGGAGGAGATTGATATACGTTTATATTCAATTATCTACTCTGCTATCAACGAGATAAAGGATGCTATGGAAGGCATGCTTTCACCTGAACTTAAAGAGGAAATCATTGGTACAACCGAGGTGCTTGAGGTATTCAAGATTACCAAAGTGGGTACAATCGCAGGATGTATTGTTAGAGAGGGTAAAATCATCAGAAATAATAAAGTACGATTAATCCGTGATGGTATTGTAGTATATACTGGAGATCTTGAATCATTAAAACGATTCAAGGATGATGCAAAAGAGATACTTAATGGATTTGAGTGCGGCTTGAACATCAAAAACTTTAATGATATTAAGGTTGGAGATATAATTGAAAGCTTCCAAGAGGTAGAGGTGAAGAGAAAATTGTAA
- the lpxD gene encoding UDP-3-O-(3-hydroxymyristoyl)glucosamine N-acyltransferase, with translation MEFTAQAVAKFLGGTIEGNPDVIVNNVAKIEEGFSGALSFLANPKYAHYIYTTDSSIVLVNNDFVAESPIKATLIRVANAYEAFAQLLQLYAQSKKQKNGIETPSFIHSSAKVGENLYLGAFAYISENAIIGNNVKIYPNAYVGDNVKIGNDTIIYPSAIIYEDCIVGSNCVIHAGAIIGADGFGFASGEDTNYKKIPQIGNAILEDNVEIGANSTIDRATMGSTILRKGVKLDDHVHIAHNVEVGENTVMAAHAGVAGSTKIGKNCMFGGQVGIGPHLKIADGVKAGPQAGIPSDIKKEGSIVLGSPAIDISSQKRSMAVYKNLPELRNRMSDLEKIVKNLKDRLSEQ, from the coding sequence ATGGAATTTACAGCACAAGCAGTTGCCAAATTTTTAGGAGGAACTATTGAAGGAAACCCTGACGTTATTGTTAATAACGTGGCGAAGATAGAAGAGGGATTTTCTGGTGCTCTTTCGTTTTTGGCCAACCCAAAATATGCACATTATATATATACCACGGACTCTTCAATCGTTCTTGTTAATAACGATTTTGTGGCAGAGTCACCGATTAAAGCAACCTTAATTAGGGTCGCTAATGCATATGAAGCTTTTGCCCAATTGCTTCAACTTTATGCACAATCCAAAAAACAAAAAAACGGAATTGAAACGCCTTCTTTTATTCATAGTTCAGCAAAGGTTGGTGAAAATCTTTATCTTGGAGCTTTTGCTTATATCTCAGAAAATGCGATAATTGGTAATAATGTAAAAATTTATCCAAACGCATACGTTGGTGATAATGTTAAAATAGGTAATGATACCATTATTTACCCCAGCGCTATTATTTACGAGGATTGTATCGTAGGCAGCAATTGTGTTATTCATGCAGGGGCTATTATTGGTGCCGATGGATTTGGATTCGCATCAGGCGAGGATACAAATTACAAGAAAATCCCTCAGATTGGTAATGCTATTCTTGAAGATAACGTTGAGATAGGCGCTAACTCAACCATTGACAGGGCAACTATGGGTTCAACGATCCTTCGAAAAGGCGTTAAACTAGACGATCATGTGCACATTGCACACAATGTTGAAGTAGGAGAAAACACAGTTATGGCAGCTCATGCCGGTGTTGCTGGCTCAACAAAAATTGGAAAAAATTGCATGTTTGGTGGACAGGTGGGAATAGGACCTCATCTTAAAATTGCCGACGGTGTAAAAGCCGGGCCACAAGCGGGAATTCCAAGTGACATTAAGAAGGAGGGTAGTATTGTATTAGGTAGCCCTGCAATTGATATATCTTCTCAAAAAAGATCAATGGCTGTTTATAAAAATCTTCCAGAGTTGCGTAACAGAATGAGCGATCTTGAAAAAATAGTTAAGAATTTAAAAGACAGATTATCAGAACAATAA
- a CDS encoding HD domain-containing protein has translation MDATNKKKIVNDPVHGFINIQHPLVFDLIEHPYFQRLRNIKQLGLTYLVYPGANHNRFQHALGSLHLMSEAISVLRSKGHCISEEESEAVSIAILLHDIGHGPFSHSLEYSIAKDISHETISRCFIQGLNIEMKGRLKMAIEVFEGDYPKKFLHQLVSSQLDMDRLDYLRRDSFFSGVTEGTVGVERIIKMLNVVDDQLVVEAKGIYSVENFLIARRLMYWQVYLHKTVVVAEQILIKMLQRARELVRRGEDLFATPSLNFFLKNDVSEKDFLVSIKMDNPSEALTHFANLDDSDLMIAAKMWCQHQDIVLSKLAEMIVNRKLLKIELSSKPFETEKLNSIRQQVLLKFPFFDKNIDYFVFSDSVSNNAYSSQDDSIKILYNNGDLVDIAIASDILNTKALSTEVKKYFLCYPK, from the coding sequence ATGGATGCAACCAATAAAAAGAAGATTGTTAACGATCCTGTTCATGGATTTATTAATATACAACATCCCCTTGTTTTCGATTTGATAGAGCATCCATATTTTCAGCGTCTACGAAACATCAAGCAGTTGGGTTTAACCTATTTGGTATACCCTGGGGCAAATCATAATCGCTTCCAACATGCTTTAGGCTCATTACATTTAATGAGCGAGGCGATTTCGGTACTTCGTTCAAAAGGACATTGTATAAGTGAAGAGGAGTCCGAAGCCGTTTCTATAGCAATTTTACTCCATGATATTGGACATGGCCCCTTTTCCCACTCATTGGAGTACAGCATTGCCAAAGATATTAGTCATGAGACCATTAGTCGTTGTTTTATTCAAGGGCTAAATATAGAAATGAAGGGGAGGCTAAAAATGGCAATTGAGGTTTTCGAAGGAGATTACCCTAAGAAATTCTTACACCAGCTGGTGTCCAGCCAGCTTGACATGGATAGGCTCGATTACCTTAGACGAGATAGTTTTTTTTCGGGGGTTACCGAGGGTACTGTTGGTGTTGAGCGGATTATTAAGATGCTTAATGTGGTGGATGATCAGTTAGTTGTTGAAGCAAAAGGGATTTACTCTGTTGAAAATTTTTTAATTGCTCGAAGGCTTATGTACTGGCAGGTTTATCTTCATAAAACGGTAGTAGTTGCAGAGCAAATTCTTATCAAAATGCTACAAAGAGCGAGGGAGTTGGTAAGACGAGGAGAAGACTTATTTGCAACGCCATCACTTAATTTTTTTTTAAAGAATGATGTTTCCGAGAAGGATTTCTTAGTATCTATCAAAATGGATAATCCTTCTGAAGCCCTTACCCATTTTGCAAACCTTGATGATAGCGATTTGATGATAGCTGCTAAAATGTGGTGTCAACATCAGGATATAGTGCTATCAAAATTGGCAGAGATGATAGTAAACCGAAAGTTGCTTAAAATAGAGTTGAGTAGCAAACCCTTCGAAACGGAAAAATTAAATTCTATTCGTCAGCAAGTTTTGCTCAAATTTCCTTTTTTTGATAAAAACATTGACTATTTTGTGTTTTCTGATTCTGTAAGCAATAATGCTTACAGTTCTCAGGACGATTCCATTAAAATATTATATAATAATGGAGATCTGGTTGATATTGCCATAGCTTCAGACATACTTAACACGAAAGCGTTATCTACTGAAGTGAAAAAATATTTTCTCTGTTACCCGAAATGA
- a CDS encoding bifunctional UDP-3-O-[3-hydroxymyristoyl] N-acetylglucosamine deacetylase/3-hydroxyacyl-ACP dehydratase: protein MADKQRTIHQPISIKGRGLHTGVEVEVIICPAEVNTGYNFQRVDLEGQPKVEALADYVTDTSRGTTLVQKGVKINTVEHVLAALSGMGIDNALIKVNGPEMPIMDGSSSAFVNEIAKVGTDEQGAERNFFIIREKTVYRDEKNNIEIVAYPDDGFSIDVMIDYNSRVLGHQYAKLTHIEDFESQISPCRTFVFFHELEILLKNNLIKGGDLQNAIVIMEREVPQIELDRIADLFNKPHVQVRPSGFLNHLDLHFTNEPARHKLLDMVGDLSLLGLRIKGKITALRPGHHANTEFAKMLRKQYKKEILKPTPPIYDPNQQPLMNILQIQRILPHRPPFLLIDKIMSMDGSSVVGMKNVTMNEGFFVGHFPNEPVMPGVLQVEAMAQVGGILVLNSVPDPENYLTYFLKIDQVRFKRKVVPGDTLIFKCFLNEPIRRGIANMTGQAFVGDQLVMEGVLMAQISKIKEE from the coding sequence ATGGCAGATAAGCAAAGAACCATTCATCAACCTATTTCTATTAAAGGAAGGGGATTACATACTGGCGTTGAGGTCGAAGTAATAATTTGTCCAGCAGAAGTTAATACTGGATATAATTTCCAAAGAGTTGATTTAGAAGGCCAACCCAAAGTTGAAGCTCTTGCAGATTATGTTACCGATACCTCCCGAGGGACAACGTTAGTCCAAAAAGGAGTTAAGATAAATACCGTTGAGCATGTTTTGGCCGCATTATCTGGGATGGGTATTGATAATGCACTAATTAAGGTGAATGGCCCTGAAATGCCCATTATGGATGGGAGTTCCAGCGCTTTTGTAAACGAAATTGCAAAGGTGGGAACGGATGAGCAGGGTGCGGAAAGAAATTTCTTTATTATTCGCGAAAAAACGGTTTACCGTGACGAGAAGAATAATATCGAAATAGTTGCCTATCCCGATGATGGTTTTAGCATTGATGTGATGATCGATTATAACTCTAGGGTACTTGGGCATCAATATGCAAAACTAACTCACATCGAAGATTTTGAATCACAAATTTCACCTTGTAGAACATTTGTGTTTTTCCATGAGTTAGAGATTCTCCTTAAAAACAACCTTATTAAAGGAGGAGACCTGCAAAACGCAATTGTTATAATGGAGCGGGAGGTTCCTCAGATAGAGCTTGACCGTATTGCTGATCTTTTCAATAAACCCCATGTACAGGTCAGACCCTCAGGATTTCTAAACCATCTTGATCTTCATTTTACTAATGAACCTGCCCGCCATAAACTTTTGGATATGGTTGGTGACCTGTCCCTTTTAGGCCTAAGAATAAAAGGGAAGATAACCGCACTTAGACCTGGACATCATGCAAACACAGAGTTTGCAAAAATGCTTCGCAAGCAGTATAAAAAGGAGATTCTTAAACCAACACCTCCAATATACGATCCAAACCAACAACCCCTGATGAATATTCTTCAGATACAAAGAATACTTCCACATCGTCCTCCATTCCTGTTGATCGATAAGATTATGAGTATGGATGGTTCATCGGTAGTAGGAATGAAGAATGTTACTATGAATGAGGGTTTTTTTGTAGGCCATTTCCCTAATGAACCCGTTATGCCAGGAGTATTACAGGTTGAGGCAATGGCACAGGTTGGTGGAATTTTGGTTCTTAATTCGGTTCCTGATCCTGAAAACTACTTGACATACTTTCTAAAAATTGATCAAGTACGGTTTAAAAGAAAAGTTGTGCCGGGCGATACCCTTATCTTTAAATGTTTTCTTAACGAACCTATACGTAGAGGTATTGCAAACATGACAGGGCAAGCTTTTGTTGGAGATCAGCTTGTTATGGAAGGAGTTCTTATGGCACAAATCTCAAAAATTAAAGAAGAATGA